The Candidatus Margulisiibacteriota bacterium genome contains the following window.
GGATCGAGGGGGGCAAAACGACCGAAAGCTATAACGTCTTAATCAATACCCATCAGCTTTTGCCCGACCTGATCGTCAACCTGACCGGGATTTCGCAGGAGTTGCATGACGCCGGGATTGAGAAACGGGCCGCGCTTGAAGGCTTCTTTCAATTTGTTAAGACCGATCCGCTGGTTGTTCATAATGTTGAATTTGACGTCCCTTTTATCAATCACCACGCGCAACTGCTTTTTATCCCGCACTTGGCCAACCCCCTCTTGTGCACGTTGAAACTGTCGAGAAAACTGATCCCCGGCCTCTATTCCTACAAGCTCTCAAAGGTCGCGGAGCATTTTCGCATTCCGACCCCGGTCCTCCACCGGGCGGCCGCCGATGTCGAAATTACCGGGGCGATTTGGCTAAAGTTGCTTGGCTTGCTTGAGCCGAAAGGGCTCCAGACAGTGGAAGCGGTCGAGAAATTCTGGAAAAGTTGAGCGCCCCGCGGGCAAAAGAAGAGGGGAAATGCTATTATATTAAGGATGAAGATTCCCTTGTTCTCAATACTATTGGCGGCAATAGTGATTATTTCCGGCTGCGGCGATTCGACCGTTAATAACGGCGCGATCTCGAGCCTGACTATTTCACCGACCGGTGGGACGGTGAGGATCGGAAGCAGCCTTACTTTTACGGTCACCGGAAATTTTACTGATGGCACCACCGTGGCGGTGATCCCTTCTTGGGCGTTAACTAATAATCTTGGGACGATCACCGCTGTTGGCTATACCGGATTGTTTAATCCGACCGCGACCGGAACGGAAATCATTACGGCCTCGTATAGCGGGCAAGCCGTCTCGGCGACGGTCATAATCTCCGAGGCCCTGCCGCCGACCAGTGAACTGGCCGCGATCGAAATTTCTCCGAATAGCCAGACCGTCAGGATTAATGCGCTTATTACTTTTAATGCTTATGGGACGACCTCTTCCGGCGAAGGATTGGCTTTTTCGCCCGTCTGGAGTCTTACGGGTGATTCAATCGGAACCTTAACGGCGAACGGAACGATTGCTACCCTGGAAGCGAAAAGCCAGGGGACGGCGGTCGTGCATTGTACTTCAGGAGAGATCGACGGGATCGCGAACGTGACCGTTTCCGGCTATGCCGTGGAGATCACGGCCGAATCAGACTCGTATGTTGACTCCTCTTTGCCAACGGCTTCATACGAAAGCGTCGCTTCTCTTAAGGGAGGGTTGCTGACTCCGCCGGGGACCAACTATGAAGCCTATTTCCACTTTTCCTTAGCTTCGCTTCCCAGCAACATTACCATCCAGTCGGCGACTATAAAAACATATGCGGTGACGGTGGGGACGCCGGCGCTCCAGACTTATTTATTGAGCGGCGCTTTTTCAAGCGATACCACTTGGAATACCAAGCCGTCCGTCGGGACCTTCCTCCTTTCCTCGACCTTCACGGCCAGTCAATACAATTCGCTAAGCAGTGACGCTATTCTGACCGCGGTTAAAAGCTGGTATTCAACCCCCGCGACCAATTACGGGATCGCGATCAAACAAGATGGTTCGGAAAATGGAGTCGTCTCGATCTTGAGCCGGGAAAACGGGGCTAACCCGCCGGTATTGAGCGTTGAGTATACGAATAATTAAAGTAAGCCAATTAACGCTCCGGGTAACGTAAAATCAGGAGTCGTCCCGCACAATACATGAAATTAATAATTGTTTTTATTGATAATCAGATATGGGCCAATCATATTTAAGCAGGGTTCGGCAAGGAATTGAAATATGCAGAAGATTAAGCCCGTTTCATCTTCCAAAAGTTCCTTTATCCAAAGCTAACCGTATCCATTTGGGGATGCTACAAGCTTGTGATTATTTTGGTTTGCCATTTAGGCCATTGGGGACTAGTTTATTAGAAAAAAGAGCAGAAATATTTTTAAGCGCCGAAAACTATCGGGGGATAACTAATTATGAAAGCCTTACACATAAAGCCCGCTTCATGGGCAATGCAAATTATTATCTCGCGCGCTTATTGATATTTCGAGGGATGAGAGACGATCTCCCTCCCCAAAAAATTGCATCTACTGATCCAGAATATGCCAATTATAAATGTATTGGTGGCAATATAATGACATTAAGAGATTATTTAAGCGCACTGGTTGTTGATAAAATAATTATAGGGGCAGAAAGGGTGAGCCAAGTTGAAAACTTCTTGACTTGGCGGCCAGACTATACAAGATCTATTACAAGAGCAGAAATCGAGATGATCAACCAAATGCTTGATCTCGCAATTAGCTGGCTAAGTCCCTTAACAAATAGTACTGAAGTTCAGCGATATTTTGAACTGATCAGTCGGCATAGATTAAGTACTTCGGCGGATAAAAAATAGCCCCACGGGGAATCGAACCCCGGTTCTTAGCTTGAAAAGCTAGTGTCCTAACCCCTAGACGATGGGGCCACAAGCCGCCCGCGGCGGAAAACACCCAACTTGTAGCGTGGATGTATTAATTATAACAGAAGACGCCATTCGGGTTCAAGCCTCTCCCCGCCCGCGCTTGGAATGGAGCGGAGAGAGGCTCTTAATTACCCCAAAATAGCTTTTAAATCAGCTTCGGCGGTCGTGACCGGCATCAGATTGTAATTATCAACCAGAACCTTGAGCACGTTAGGTGAGACAAACTCCGGCAAGGTCGGCCCAAGCCGGATGTTTTTGAGACCAAGATGAAGCAGCGACAACAAAATGACTACCGCTTTTTGTTCGTACCAAGAGAGAATGAGGGAGAGGGGGAGTTCGTTCAGCCCGACATTGAAGGCCTTGGCCAACGCCGCCGCGATCCGAATGGCGGAATAAGCGTCATTGCACTGCCCGATGTCGAGCAGACGGGGAATTCCCTCGATCTCGCCGAACTCTAGTTTATTAAAGCGGTACTTACCGCAGGCCAGGGTCAGGATAATCGTATCCTTCGGTGTCTTCTCCGCTAATTCGGTATAATAGTTCCGGCCTGACTTCGCGCCATCACAGCCGCCAATCAGAAAGAAATGTCTGATCTTCCCGCCTTTAACCAGCTCGATCACTTTATCCGCGACCCCCAGGACCGCGTCGTGGCCGAAGCCGACCAGGATCTCTTTGCCCGGCTGATCTTCTTTAAAGCCTCCCAGGGAGAGGGCCTTGGCGATAACCGGAGCGTACTCGCCATGTTTGACATGCCTAACACCGGGGAAGGCGACCAGCCCGGTAGTGAAAATGTTCTCCCGATATTTATCGGTCGGTCGCTGGATGCAGTTGGTCGTCATCAGGATCGCTCCCGGGAAAGCAGCGAACTCCTTCTGCTGATCTTGCCAGGCGCCGCCATAGTTGCCGGCCAGGTGGGGGTATTTATTGAGGCCGGGATACCCGTGGGCCGGGAGCATTTCTCCGTGAGTATAAACATTGACCCCTTTCCCCGCGGTTTGCTTTAATAATTCTTCCAGATCGAGCAAGTCGTGCCCGCTGACCAGGATTGCCGGACCTTTTTTTACGCCGGTCGCTACTTTCGTCGGCCCAGGACGGCCAAAATGTTCGATGTGGCCTTGGTTTAGAAGTTCCATCGCCCGAATATTGACCTCGCCGCATTTTAAATTAAGCGCGATCAGTTCGTTGGCTGTTTTCTCTTCCAACAAGGAGGCTAACGCTTCGCGAATAAAGGTGAAAACGGCCGGGTCCTTTTTGCCTAAGAGCGCGGCATGGTCGACATAAGCGGCCATTCCTTTGAGGCCGAGGGTCAGGAGCTGTTTAAGAGAAAGAAGGTCGGGATCGCTGGCCAGCGCGTTAGCGCCAAATTGTTTGGCGTTATTGAGCATTTCTGCCAGTGAGGCTCCGGCTTTGAATCCCCCGGAAAGAGCTTCCCCCTCCCTGATCAGCTCGACCAGCCGATCGGCATCAAAATCGACATTGGTTACGGTTGAAAAAAGAGCCCGGACTAAATAATCATCCAGCTTGTCGCTGATCTTGGCATGTTTGGCCAAAAACTTTGTTTCCTGCAGCAGCAGATCCTGAAGTGCCGACACTTCCGGGTTTTTACCGCAAACACCCTGAACCTGGCAGCCACCCTTAGCTCTTTGTTCACATTGATTGCAATACATATTTTTCTCCTCCTTAAAATATTTATCTAGCGGGCAACCGAGGCCGACGAAGCCGGCCCAGGGGGACCAGCTGTCTGGCGGAATAATAATCGCTTTTTCCGATAAACTCCAGCAATTGATCGTTATAATTAATTTTTGTTATTGAGAAAAGGGCCAAAACCCCGTCGGCTTTCAAAACCTCTCTGTCGACGCAAGGACGGCGTTCAAACTGGTCGGACTGCATATTTTTTCCTCCCTTTTTATTTTATTGATCCGTCAAGACCGATGACGACCTTGCGAATATTGATCTGATGACCGGAGAGCTCAACCGCTTTTTTTACAAGCGTATAAAGACCGGAACAGCACGGGACCTCCATGATCGCTACGGTTAACGAATAGATCGTGTTGTTCTTGAGAAGCTCGGCCAGCT
Protein-coding sequences here:
- a CDS encoding 3'-5' exonuclease produces the protein MEKYYQSPEFSQLTEKFPFLRHAKEEPAGLLGRSYCVIDIETTGLEYQKSEIIELAAARIEGGKTTESYNVLINTHQLLPDLIVNLTGISQELHDAGIEKRAALEGFFQFVKTDPLVVHNVEFDVPFINHHAQLLFIPHLANPLLCTLKLSRKLIPGLYSYKLSKVAEHFRIPTPVLHRAAADVEITGAIWLKLLGLLEPKGLQTVEAVEKFWKS
- a CDS encoding DNRLRE domain-containing protein; this translates as MFSILLAAIVIISGCGDSTVNNGAISSLTISPTGGTVRIGSSLTFTVTGNFTDGTTVAVIPSWALTNNLGTITAVGYTGLFNPTATGTEIITASYSGQAVSATVIISEALPPTSELAAIEISPNSQTVRINALITFNAYGTTSSGEGLAFSPVWSLTGDSIGTLTANGTIATLEAKSQGTAVVHCTSGEIDGIANVTVSGYAVEITAESDSYVDSSLPTASYESVASLKGGLLTPPGTNYEAYFHFSLASLPSNITIQSATIKTYAVTVGTPALQTYLLSGAFSSDTTWNTKPSVGTFLLSSTFTASQYNSLSSDAILTAVKSWYSTPATNYGIAIKQDGSENGVVSILSRENGANPPVLSVEYTNN
- the hcp gene encoding hydroxylamine reductase, translating into MYCNQCEQRAKGGCQVQGVCGKNPEVSALQDLLLQETKFLAKHAKISDKLDDYLVRALFSTVTNVDFDADRLVELIREGEALSGGFKAGASLAEMLNNAKQFGANALASDPDLLSLKQLLTLGLKGMAAYVDHAALLGKKDPAVFTFIREALASLLEEKTANELIALNLKCGEVNIRAMELLNQGHIEHFGRPGPTKVATGVKKGPAILVSGHDLLDLEELLKQTAGKGVNVYTHGEMLPAHGYPGLNKYPHLAGNYGGAWQDQQKEFAAFPGAILMTTNCIQRPTDKYRENIFTTGLVAFPGVRHVKHGEYAPVIAKALSLGGFKEDQPGKEILVGFGHDAVLGVADKVIELVKGGKIRHFFLIGGCDGAKSGRNYYTELAEKTPKDTIILTLACGKYRFNKLEFGEIEGIPRLLDIGQCNDAYSAIRIAAALAKAFNVGLNELPLSLILSWYEQKAVVILLSLLHLGLKNIRLGPTLPEFVSPNVLKVLVDNYNLMPVTTAEADLKAILG